In Vagococcus carniphilus, the following proteins share a genomic window:
- a CDS encoding CsbD family protein, with amino-acid sequence MTDKGYTDKIKGKTKETVGDLRGDDKQKAEGILDQAIGKTKEVTSDIKEKAEDFIDETKDKLNK; translated from the coding sequence ATGACAGATAAAGGATATACGGACAAAATAAAAGGTAAAACAAAAGAGACTGTCGGTGATTTACGTGGTGATGATAAACAAAAAGCTGAAGGTATCTTAGATCAAGCTATTGGTAAAACAAAAGAAGTGACTTCAGATATTAAAGAAAAAGCCGAAGATTTTATTGACGAAACAAAAGATAAATTAAATAAATAA
- a CDS encoding GlsB/YeaQ/YmgE family stress response membrane protein, with product MGFIWSLIIGGVIGAIAGAITSKGKSMGWIANIIAGLIGSSIGQSLFGSFGPSLAGMALIPSILGAVIVVAVVSLFTGKKS from the coding sequence ATGGGTTTCATTTGGTCATTAATAATAGGTGGAGTTATCGGAGCTATAGCGGGTGCTATAACAAGTAAAGGAAAATCTATGGGATGGATTGCTAATATTATTGCTGGTTTAATTGGTTCTTCAATTGGCCAATCTTTATTTGGTTCATTTGGACCATCTTTAGCTGGAATGGCACTTATTCCATCCATCCTTGGAGCAGTTATTGTTGTGGCTGTCGTGTCATTATTTACTGGTAAAAAAAGCTAA